In the genome of Streptomyces sp. Tu 3180, the window AGCACCTCGTCGACCCTGCGGTCCGGGAGGCGGTTGCTCGCCGCCAGCACGCGCAGGTGGTCGCGGCCGGTGCGGGAGCCGTGCGCGGCCCGCGCGTCGAGCAGGGCGCCGACACGGCGCAGGGGCTCCGGCAGGGTGGCGTAGGCGCGTCCGCCGAGGGTGGCGGTGCCGGACGTCGGGTGGTCGAGGCCGAGCACCAGGCGCATGGTGGTGGACTTGCCGGCGCCGTTGGGGCCGAGGAAGCCGGTGACCCGGCCGGGCAGGACGCGGAAGGTGAGGCCGTCGACGGCTCGCCGGGTGCCGTACTCCTTGGTGAGGTTCTGGACGTCGATGCTGGTCATGGGCGCCAGCCTGGCCGTCCGGGCGCGTCCGGGGCCTCCCCCGGCCGTGGAGACCGTCTCCCCCGTGCGGGGGAGGCCGGCCGCCGGCGCCGGCTGGCACGATGACGCGATGACCACCGTCCTGCGTCCCCTCCTGCGGGGGACGACGTACACCCGTCTGCTGCACCTGTGGATACCCGCGCTGCCGTTCAGCGTGTGGATGTTCGTCCTCCCGACGGCCCCCTGGGTGCCCGCGCTCGTGCTGGTTCCGCTGGGACTGGTCCCGGCGGTCCGCAGGGGGGAGGGCGTGCAGGCCCGGCTGCTGCTGACGCCGGGCGAGCGGGAGCCGGGGATCTCCGAGGAGCCGTCGGCGACGTGGCGCGACCGGCTGCGGACCGCGCTGTGGCTGGCGGTGCGGGTGGCGCTGGCGGGGGTGACGACGGTCGCCACGGTCTGGCTGCCGCTCCTCGCGTACTCCGCGGGCGAGGTCGCGGCGGGGGGCACGCCCGAGGGCGTGCCCGTGCTGGAGGACGCGCGGCCGCACTGGGCCCACGCCCTGCTGGTGCCGCTCCCCCTGATCGTGCTGTACGCGGTGGTGGTGGGTCTGGGCGGGCTGGTCACCGCCGTCGCGCGCCGGCTGCTCGGCCCCTCCCCCGCCGAGCGCCTGGCCGCCCTGGAGGCCCGGACCGAACAGCTCCTGGAGCGCACCCGCATCGCGCGCGAGCTGCACGACTCCATCGGCCACGCCCTGACCGTCGCCGTCGTGCAGGCCGGCGCCGCGCGGGCGGCGGGTGATCCCGGTTTCACCGACCGGGCGCTGGAGGCCGTCGAGGAGACCGGCCGGGCCGCCCTGGAGGACCTGGAGCGGGTCCTGGGCATCCTGCGCGAGCCGGAGAGGCCCTTGAGCGGCCGGCCCACCCTCGCGGACGCCGGCCGTCTGCTGGAGTCCGCCCGGGCCTCGGGGGCGAAGGTCGACGCCGAGGTGAGCGGCCCCCTGGACACCGTGCCCGGCCCGGTCTCCCGCGAGGGCCACCGCATCCTGCAGGAGTCGCTGACCAACGCGCTCCGGCACGCGGGGACGGTCCCCGTGCGGGTCCGGATCCGCGTCGCCGGCGGCACGCTCCTGCTGGAGATCCGCAACCCGCTGGTGCGGGACGTACCCGGCGGCGGGCCCGGCAGCGGGCTGCGCGGCGTACGGGAGCGCGCCGCGCTGCTCGGGGGCCGCGCGCGTACGGGGCCGGACGGGGGCGACTGGGCGGTGCGGGTCGAACTGCCGCTGAACGGGGCCGAGTCGCGTTGATCTAGGCTGGCCGGATGCCGGTCACCGTTCTGCTCGTCGACGACGAGCCCCTCGTGCGCGCGGGGCTGCGGGCCGTGCTGGAGGCGCAGCCCGACATCGAGGTGGTCGGCGAGGCGGCCGACGGGGCGGCGGTGATCCCGCTGGTGCGGCGGCTGCGGCCGGACGTGGTCGCCATGGACGTGCGCATGCCGTTGATGGACGGGATCGAGGCCACGCGCGCGCTGCTGCGGACGGTCGGGGAGCCGCCGAAGATCCTGGTGGTGACGACGTTCGAGAACGACGAGTACGTCTACGGGGCGCTGCGCGCCGGGGCCGACGGGTTCCTGCTGAAGCGGGCGCGGCCCGCGGAGATCGTGCACGCGGTGCGGCTGGTCGCCGAGGGCGAGTCACTGCTGTTCCCCGCCTCGGTGCGCCGGCTGGCGGCCGAGTACGGCGACGGCGGCGATCGCGCGGCGCGGGCCGTGCTGGAGCGGGCGCGGCTGACCGGGCGGGAGGCGGAGGTGCTGCGGCTGATGGCGCGGGGGCTGTCGAACGCGGAGATCGCCGCCCGGCTGGTGGTGGGGACGGAGACGGTGAAGTCGCACGTGAGCGCCGTGCTGGCGAAGCTCGGGGCGCGGGACCGCACGCAGGCGGTGATCACGGCGTACGAGTCGGGGTTCGTGGCGCCGGGATGAGCCGCGTCCGCGGGCCGGCGGCGGCCGTGCCCGGAGGTCGCCGGGGTGTGCCGCGCCGAGTACCATCCGGCCCACACGCGCATGAGCTGGGAGGACGGACGGTGGGTCGGCTGACCGGCGGGGACCCCTCGCTGCTGCGAAGGATCAACTCCGCGGTGGTGCTGCACGCGTTGCGGGCCACGGACTGCGCGACGCTGACCGAGGTCACCCGGGTGACGGGCCTGTCCCGGCCGACCGTCGAGGGCGTCGTGGAGGGGCTCATCGAGGCGGGTCTCGTCGTCGAGAAGGCGGCCGAGGAGGGCGCCGCGCGACGGCAGGGAAGGCCGGCGCGGAGGTTCCGGTTCCGCGCGGAGGCCGGGCACCTGCTGGGCCTGGAGATCGGCGTGCACCGGGTGGCCGCGCTGCTGTCCGACCTGGACGGCCGGGTGATCGGCGCCCAGGTCCGGGACGTCGACGAGACGGTCGAGGCCGACGAGCGGCTGGAGCGGCTGCGCGCCGCCGTCGCCGAGCTGCTGCGCCGGGCCGGTGTGGCACGCGGCTCCCTGCGGGCCGTGGGCGTGGGCACGCCGGGGATCGTCGAGGCCGACGGGACCGTACGGCTGGGCACGGCGCTGCCCGGATGGACGGGGCTGGGCCTCGGAGAGCGCCTGCGCCGGTCCTTCAAGTGCCCGGTGCTGGTGGAGAACGACGCCAACGCGGCCGTCGTCGCCGAGCACTGGAAGGGCGTCGCCAAGGAGACCGACGACGTGGTGTTCGTGCTGGCCGGGCTGAGCCCGGGAGCCGGTTCGCTGATCGGCGGGCGGCTGCACCGGGGGTACGGCGGGGCGGCCGGCGAGATCGGGGCGCTGCACCTGCTGGGCCGGGAGGCCACTCCGGAGACGCTGCTGTCCACCACGGACGAACCGCTGCACCCGCTCGACGAGCAGGCGGTCGCCGAGGTCTTCGCCCAGGCCCGCGAGGGCGACCAGCGGGCGCTCGCGGCGGTGGACCGCTTCATCCGGCGGCTCGTGCACGACGTGGCGGCGCTGGTGCTGGCACTCGACCCGGAACTGGTGGTGATCGGCGGCTGGGCGGCCGGCCTGGACGGGGTCCTGGAGCCGCTGCGCCGCGAACTGGCCCGCTACTGCCTGCGTCCGCCGAAGGTCGCCCTGTCCCTCCTCGGGGAGGCGGCGGTGGCGACGGGCGCGCTGCGGCTCGCCCTGGACCACGTGGAGGAACAGCTCTTCGCGGTGGACGGCACGGTGACGGCGCGCCGGTGAGGAGCCGGTACGCCGGTGAGGGCCTGCCCGGTCCCGC includes:
- a CDS encoding histidine kinase, yielding MTTVLRPLLRGTTYTRLLHLWIPALPFSVWMFVLPTAPWVPALVLVPLGLVPAVRRGEGVQARLLLTPGEREPGISEEPSATWRDRLRTALWLAVRVALAGVTTVATVWLPLLAYSAGEVAAGGTPEGVPVLEDARPHWAHALLVPLPLIVLYAVVVGLGGLVTAVARRLLGPSPAERLAALEARTEQLLERTRIARELHDSIGHALTVAVVQAGAARAAGDPGFTDRALEAVEETGRAALEDLERVLGILREPERPLSGRPTLADAGRLLESARASGAKVDAEVSGPLDTVPGPVSREGHRILQESLTNALRHAGTVPVRVRIRVAGGTLLLEIRNPLVRDVPGGGPGSGLRGVRERAALLGGRARTGPDGGDWAVRVELPLNGAESR
- a CDS encoding response regulator transcription factor — encoded protein: MPVTVLLVDDEPLVRAGLRAVLEAQPDIEVVGEAADGAAVIPLVRRLRPDVVAMDVRMPLMDGIEATRALLRTVGEPPKILVVTTFENDEYVYGALRAGADGFLLKRARPAEIVHAVRLVAEGESLLFPASVRRLAAEYGDGGDRAARAVLERARLTGREAEVLRLMARGLSNAEIAARLVVGTETVKSHVSAVLAKLGARDRTQAVITAYESGFVAPG
- a CDS encoding ROK family transcriptional regulator yields the protein MGRLTGGDPSLLRRINSAVVLHALRATDCATLTEVTRVTGLSRPTVEGVVEGLIEAGLVVEKAAEEGAARRQGRPARRFRFRAEAGHLLGLEIGVHRVAALLSDLDGRVIGAQVRDVDETVEADERLERLRAAVAELLRRAGVARGSLRAVGVGTPGIVEADGTVRLGTALPGWTGLGLGERLRRSFKCPVLVENDANAAVVAEHWKGVAKETDDVVFVLAGLSPGAGSLIGGRLHRGYGGAAGEIGALHLLGREATPETLLSTTDEPLHPLDEQAVAEVFAQAREGDQRALAAVDRFIRRLVHDVAALVLALDPELVVIGGWAAGLDGVLEPLRRELARYCLRPPKVALSLLGEAAVATGALRLALDHVEEQLFAVDGTVTARR